One part of the Solanum dulcamara chromosome 3, daSolDulc1.2, whole genome shotgun sequence genome encodes these proteins:
- the LOC129882204 gene encoding uncharacterized protein LOC129882204 isoform X2, whose translation MAYDNSSTLEPKRSHQWFMDGVEPELLPNKKQAIEVPNHSSFSGLLSSNIAPWMNTPGFHSVPGQYAERHFDNESARSLSFDDNSVPSVGIGNMNMARKVMEDPFGSDSSFGLSISHTLEDPRLGLNYGGIRKVKVSLVKEAENFMPVSMADTYTRGISNAMPTDHAFSKAEDSCIAMGLSFNGSDDHMMSLGDTFNREDNSFISMGQPFNKVDGNELSVGHSFKESSSLSMSHPFCKDESNITMLNQSFSREDDSTISVSHSFNDNNTAISMSQQFSNDDSNITSIGCYSKVNDNAISVSQTYSKVENNNLSMSQSFGRGESNIISFGGFNDDDDINSSGRLICSYDLLMSQSSGQQSDIVTGKRLVESNADTVTSVAQMAGSKEFNSKKEEQKATKKPPSNSFPSNVRSLLSTGMLDGVPVKYIAWSREELRGIIKGSGYLCSCQSCNFFKAINAYEFERHAGCKTKHPNNHIYFENGKTIYGIVQELRNTPQDLLFEVIQTITGSSINQKSFRIWKESFLAATRELQRIYGKDEVRRLS comes from the exons ATGGCTTATGATAACTCCTCCACGCTTGAGCCCAAACGTTCCCATCAATGGTTCATGGATGGCGTCGAGCCTGAATTGCTTCCCAACAAGAAGCAAGCCATCGAAGTACCTAATCACAGTTCGTTCTCTGGACTTTTAAGTTCCAATATTGCTCCCTGGATGAACACTCCTGGTTTCCACTCAGTACCAGGTCAATATGCAGAAAGGCACTTTGACAATGAAAGTGCAAGATCGCTCAGCTTTGATGACAACAGTGTTCCATCCGTTGGCATAGGCAACATGAATATGGCTAGAAAGGTGATGGAAGATCCATTTGGAAGTGATTCCTCATTTGGTTTATCCATATCCCATACACTAGAGGATCCTAGATTAGGTCTTAACTATGGTGGTATCAGAAAGGTCAAAGTCAGCCTGGTGAAGGAGGCTGAGAACTTCATGCCTGTGTCAATGGCTGATACCTATACCAGAGGCATCAGCAATGCAATGCCAACAGATCATGCTTTTAGTAAGGCTGAGGATAGTTGCATAGCTATGGGACTCTCTTTCAATGGAAGTGATGATCATATGATGTCATTAGGTGACACATTTAATAGGGAAGACAACAGTTTCATATCCATGGGTCAACCTTTTAACAAGGTTGATGGCAATGAACTATCAGTGGGTCATAGCTTCAAAGAGAGCAGCTCACTGTCAATGAGTCACCCTTTTTGTAAAGATGAAAGCAATATTACTATGCTGAATCAAAGTTTTAGCAGAGAGGATGATAGCACTATATCAGTGAGTCACTCATTCAATGACAATAATACTGCCATATCAATGAGTCAGCAATTCAGTAATGATGATAGCAATATTACATCAATTGGCTGCTACAGCAAAGTCAATGACAATGCCATATCAGTGAGTCAGACCTATAGCAAAGTTGAAAACAATAATTTGTCAATGAGCCAATCTTTTGGCAGGGGAGAAAGCAATATCATATCCTTTGGTGGATTCAATGACGATGACGATATAAATTCTTCTGGAAGGCTGATTTGCAGTTATGACTTATTAATGAGTCAGTCTTCAGGCCAACAATCGGATATTGTGACTGGAAAGCGATTGGTTGAGTCAAATGCCGATACAGTTACAAGTGTTGCTCAAATGGCTGGCAGTAAGGAATTTAATTCTAAAAAGGAGGAGCAGAAAGCAACTAAAAAGCCTCCTTCAAACAGTTTCCCTTCAAATGTGAGAAGCTTGCTCTCGACTGGTATGTTAGATGGAGTACCTGTCAAGTATATAGCTTGGTCCAGAGAG GAGCTCCGTGGTATTATAAAAGGCTCTGGTTATCTCTGTAGCTGTCAGTCATGTAATTTTTTCAAG GCAATTAATGCTTATGAGTTTGAGCGACATGCTGGTTGTAAGACAAAACACCCTAATAATCATATATACTTTGAGAATGGGAAGACAATCTATGGGATTGTTCAGGAGCTCAGGAACACACCTCAGGATTTATTATTTGAAGTTATTCAGACAATTACTGGATCGTCCATTAACCAAAAATCATTTCGCATCTGGAAAG AATCTTTTCTAGCTGCGACACGTGAACTTCAGCGTATATATGGGAAGGATGAGGTCAGACGACTGTCATAA
- the LOC129882204 gene encoding uncharacterized protein LOC129882204 isoform X3: MAYDNSSTLEPKRSHQWFMDGVEPELLPNKKQAIEVPNHSSFSGLLSSNIAPWMNTPGFHSVPGQYAERHFDNESARSLSFDDNSVPSVGIGNMNMARKVMEDPFGSDSSFGLSISHTLEDPRLGLNYGGIRKVKVSLVKEAENFMPVSMADTYTRGISNAMPTDHAFSKAEDSCIAMGLSFNGSDDHMMSLGDTFNREDNSFISMGQPFNKVDGNELSVGHSFKESSSLSMSHPFCKDESNITMLNQSFSREDDSTISVSHSFNDNNTAISMSQQFSNDDSNITSIGCYSKVNDNAISVSQTYSKVENNNLSMSQSFGRGESNIISFGGFNDDDDINSSGRLICSYDLLMSQSSGQQSDIVTGKRLVESNADTVTSVAQMAGSKEFNSKKEEQKATKKPPSNSFPSNVRSLLSTGMLDGVPVKYIAWSREDQLVVQFTDQMWCNFYV, from the exons ATGGCTTATGATAACTCCTCCACGCTTGAGCCCAAACGTTCCCATCAATGGTTCATGGATGGCGTCGAGCCTGAATTGCTTCCCAACAAGAAGCAAGCCATCGAAGTACCTAATCACAGTTCGTTCTCTGGACTTTTAAGTTCCAATATTGCTCCCTGGATGAACACTCCTGGTTTCCACTCAGTACCAGGTCAATATGCAGAAAGGCACTTTGACAATGAAAGTGCAAGATCGCTCAGCTTTGATGACAACAGTGTTCCATCCGTTGGCATAGGCAACATGAATATGGCTAGAAAGGTGATGGAAGATCCATTTGGAAGTGATTCCTCATTTGGTTTATCCATATCCCATACACTAGAGGATCCTAGATTAGGTCTTAACTATGGTGGTATCAGAAAGGTCAAAGTCAGCCTGGTGAAGGAGGCTGAGAACTTCATGCCTGTGTCAATGGCTGATACCTATACCAGAGGCATCAGCAATGCAATGCCAACAGATCATGCTTTTAGTAAGGCTGAGGATAGTTGCATAGCTATGGGACTCTCTTTCAATGGAAGTGATGATCATATGATGTCATTAGGTGACACATTTAATAGGGAAGACAACAGTTTCATATCCATGGGTCAACCTTTTAACAAGGTTGATGGCAATGAACTATCAGTGGGTCATAGCTTCAAAGAGAGCAGCTCACTGTCAATGAGTCACCCTTTTTGTAAAGATGAAAGCAATATTACTATGCTGAATCAAAGTTTTAGCAGAGAGGATGATAGCACTATATCAGTGAGTCACTCATTCAATGACAATAATACTGCCATATCAATGAGTCAGCAATTCAGTAATGATGATAGCAATATTACATCAATTGGCTGCTACAGCAAAGTCAATGACAATGCCATATCAGTGAGTCAGACCTATAGCAAAGTTGAAAACAATAATTTGTCAATGAGCCAATCTTTTGGCAGGGGAGAAAGCAATATCATATCCTTTGGTGGATTCAATGACGATGACGATATAAATTCTTCTGGAAGGCTGATTTGCAGTTATGACTTATTAATGAGTCAGTCTTCAGGCCAACAATCGGATATTGTGACTGGAAAGCGATTGGTTGAGTCAAATGCCGATACAGTTACAAGTGTTGCTCAAATGGCTGGCAGTAAGGAATTTAATTCTAAAAAGGAGGAGCAGAAAGCAACTAAAAAGCCTCCTTCAAACAGTTTCCCTTCAAATGTGAGAAGCTTGCTCTCGACTGGTATGTTAGATGGAGTACCTGTCAAGTATATAGCTTGGTCCAGAGAG GACCAACTTGTTGTACAATTTACTGATCAGATGTGGTGTAACTTCTACGTGTAG
- the LOC129882204 gene encoding uncharacterized protein LOC129882204 isoform X1, which translates to MAYDNSSTLEPKRSHQWFMDGVEPELLPNKKQAIEVPNHSSFSGLLSSNIAPWMNTPGFHSVPGQYAERHFDNESARSLSFDDNSVPSVGIGNMNMARKVMEDPFGSDSSFGLSISHTLEDPRLGLNYGGIRKVKVSLVKEAENFMPVSMADTYTRGISNAMPTDHAFSKAEDSCIAMGLSFNGSDDHMMSLGDTFNREDNSFISMGQPFNKVDGNELSVGHSFKESSSLSMSHPFCKDESNITMLNQSFSREDDSTISVSHSFNDNNTAISMSQQFSNDDSNITSIGCYSKVNDNAISVSQTYSKVENNNLSMSQSFGRGESNIISFGGFNDDDDINSSGRLICSYDLLMSQSSGQQSDIVTGKRLVESNADTVTSVAQMAGSKEFNSKKEEQKATKKPPSNSFPSNVRSLLSTGMLDGVPVKYIAWSREKELRGIIKGSGYLCSCQSCNFFKAINAYEFERHAGCKTKHPNNHIYFENGKTIYGIVQELRNTPQDLLFEVIQTITGSSINQKSFRIWKESFLAATRELQRIYGKDEVRRLS; encoded by the exons ATGGCTTATGATAACTCCTCCACGCTTGAGCCCAAACGTTCCCATCAATGGTTCATGGATGGCGTCGAGCCTGAATTGCTTCCCAACAAGAAGCAAGCCATCGAAGTACCTAATCACAGTTCGTTCTCTGGACTTTTAAGTTCCAATATTGCTCCCTGGATGAACACTCCTGGTTTCCACTCAGTACCAGGTCAATATGCAGAAAGGCACTTTGACAATGAAAGTGCAAGATCGCTCAGCTTTGATGACAACAGTGTTCCATCCGTTGGCATAGGCAACATGAATATGGCTAGAAAGGTGATGGAAGATCCATTTGGAAGTGATTCCTCATTTGGTTTATCCATATCCCATACACTAGAGGATCCTAGATTAGGTCTTAACTATGGTGGTATCAGAAAGGTCAAAGTCAGCCTGGTGAAGGAGGCTGAGAACTTCATGCCTGTGTCAATGGCTGATACCTATACCAGAGGCATCAGCAATGCAATGCCAACAGATCATGCTTTTAGTAAGGCTGAGGATAGTTGCATAGCTATGGGACTCTCTTTCAATGGAAGTGATGATCATATGATGTCATTAGGTGACACATTTAATAGGGAAGACAACAGTTTCATATCCATGGGTCAACCTTTTAACAAGGTTGATGGCAATGAACTATCAGTGGGTCATAGCTTCAAAGAGAGCAGCTCACTGTCAATGAGTCACCCTTTTTGTAAAGATGAAAGCAATATTACTATGCTGAATCAAAGTTTTAGCAGAGAGGATGATAGCACTATATCAGTGAGTCACTCATTCAATGACAATAATACTGCCATATCAATGAGTCAGCAATTCAGTAATGATGATAGCAATATTACATCAATTGGCTGCTACAGCAAAGTCAATGACAATGCCATATCAGTGAGTCAGACCTATAGCAAAGTTGAAAACAATAATTTGTCAATGAGCCAATCTTTTGGCAGGGGAGAAAGCAATATCATATCCTTTGGTGGATTCAATGACGATGACGATATAAATTCTTCTGGAAGGCTGATTTGCAGTTATGACTTATTAATGAGTCAGTCTTCAGGCCAACAATCGGATATTGTGACTGGAAAGCGATTGGTTGAGTCAAATGCCGATACAGTTACAAGTGTTGCTCAAATGGCTGGCAGTAAGGAATTTAATTCTAAAAAGGAGGAGCAGAAAGCAACTAAAAAGCCTCCTTCAAACAGTTTCCCTTCAAATGTGAGAAGCTTGCTCTCGACTGGTATGTTAGATGGAGTACCTGTCAAGTATATAGCTTGGTCCAGAGAG AAGGAGCTCCGTGGTATTATAAAAGGCTCTGGTTATCTCTGTAGCTGTCAGTCATGTAATTTTTTCAAG GCAATTAATGCTTATGAGTTTGAGCGACATGCTGGTTGTAAGACAAAACACCCTAATAATCATATATACTTTGAGAATGGGAAGACAATCTATGGGATTGTTCAGGAGCTCAGGAACACACCTCAGGATTTATTATTTGAAGTTATTCAGACAATTACTGGATCGTCCATTAACCAAAAATCATTTCGCATCTGGAAAG AATCTTTTCTAGCTGCGACACGTGAACTTCAGCGTATATATGGGAAGGATGAGGTCAGACGACTGTCATAA
- the LOC129882206 gene encoding WAT1-related protein At2g37460 has protein sequence MEVVRELYNRAKPFLAVIFLQFGLAGMDILTKVALNEGMSNYVFVVYRHAVATLVIAPFAIILDKKVRPKMTPSIFAKLVLLSILEPVIDQNLYSIGLKYTTATFAAAMCNILPAITFIMAWIFRLEKVKLTSIRSQAKIVGTVATVAGAMIMTLVRGPIVELFWTTGNAGHEAQSGGLNLSHAIKGSIMITIGCFSWAAFMILQAITLRTYPAELSLTAWICLLGTAEGAIVAMVMERGKTAVWAINWDSKFLAAVYSGIFCSGLAYYIQGVIMKDRGPVFVTAFNPLSMVIVAILSTIILREQLNLGRVLGAVVIVVGLYIVLWGKSKDHTSSSIDEQVIPTQEMTHETKIDKENLSQTVIHINPSRGTTANEDESII, from the exons ATGGAGGTAGTACGTGAACTATACAATAGAGCAAAACCCTTTCTTGCTgtcatttttcttcaatttgggCTAGCAGGCATGGATATCCTCACCAAAGTGGCCTTGAACGAAGGAATGAGTAACTATGTATTTGTTGTGTACCGCCATGCAGTTGCCACTCTGGTTATTGCTCCTTTTGCAATAATTCTAGACAA GAAAGTAAGACCGAAGATGACGCCCTCAATATTTGCTAAGTTGGTACTTCTTAGCATACTGGA GCCCGTCATTGACCAGAATCTCTACTCTATTGGCCTGAAATACACAACAGCAACTTTTGCAGCTGCAATGTGCAACATTCTTCCTGCCATTACTTTTATAATGGCCTGGATATTCAG GCTTGAGAAGGTGAAGCTTACAAGCATCCGCAGCCAAGCCAAAATAGTTGGGACTGTTGCCACAGTGGCAGGAGCCATGATCATGACATTGGTACGAGGCCcaatagttgagctattttggACAACTGGAAATGCCGGTCATGAAGCTCAAAGTGGTGGGTTAAATCTAAGCCATGCTATCAAAGGTTCCATCATGATAACAATTGGGTGCTTCAGTTGGGCTGCATTCATGATTTTGCAG GCAATCACACTGCGGACTTATCCCGCTGAGCTCTCACTCACTGCTTGGATATGCTTGTTGGGAACAGCTGAGGGAGCTATAGTAGCAATGGTAATGGAGAGAGGAAAAACTGCAGTGTGGGCCATAAACTGGGACTCTAAGTTTCTTGCAGCTGTATACAGT GGAATATTCTGTTCAGGACTCGCGTATTACATCCAAGGAGTAATAATGAAAGACAGGGGACCTGTTTTCGTCACAGCTTTCAATCCATTAAGCATGGTTATTGTAGCTATATTGAGTACAATCATTCTACGTGAACAACTGAACCTGGGAAG GGTACTAGGAGCTGTTGTGATTGTTGTTGGCCTTTACATTGTCCTGTGGGGTAAAAGCAAGGATCACACATCTTCATCAATCGATGAACAAGTAATACCAACACAGGAAATGACACATGAAACCAAAATTGACAAGGAAAATTTAAGTCAGACAGTTATCCACATCAATCCATCGAGAGGAACAACTGCTAACGAAGATGAAAGCATAATATGA